The proteins below come from a single Metarhizium brunneum chromosome 1, complete sequence genomic window:
- the Pex19 gene encoding Peroxisomal biogenesis factor 19 gives MDAKPVAPEEIKEGDVEVKATDSNAAAAGAPKPAATTEDVPDPDEDDLDDLDDMLDEFSTVKLEDGANKPTESSSAGPSTSTPKQGDAAPKESPAAEEEPFSEEDFAKQLQAGMADLLGELEQSPEMQQQFEDMFKQMAAASGDAAPGTGAAGSSSAKAGAPGTASEAPFQETIRRTMERMQASGDQATAAAATSSGDDFMSELLKQMSSGDLNGEGSEEEFSKMLMGMMEQLTNKDILFEPMKELDDKFPEWFEKNKSSTPAEDLKRYEEQRVLVREIVAKFEESSYSDSNASDREYIVDRMQKMQAAGSPPSDLVGDMASAQEAFGGADDQCNPQ, from the exons ATGGACGCAAAACCTGTCGCTCCAGAAGAGATCAAGGAAGGCGATGTAGAGGTCAAGGCAACGGATAGCAATGCTGCTGCAGCTGGGGCCCCAAAGCCGGCCGCAACAACCGAAGACGTGCCTGATCCGGATGAGGATGACCTAGACGACTTGGATG ACATGCTAGATGAATTTTCAACCGTCAAACTTGAGGATGGGGCCAACAAGCCTACTGAGTCTAGCAGTGCCGGCccttcaacttcaacaccCAAGCAGGGTGATGCGGCTCCTAAGGAATCCCCagctgctgaagaagagcCATTCTCAGAAGAAGATTTCGCCAAACAGCTTCAAGCTGGCATGGCTGACCTGCTAGGTGAACTGGAGCAATCG CCGGAAATGCAGCAGCAGTTTGAGGATATGTTCAAGCAAATGGCTGCTGCTTCAGGGGATGCAGCGCCAGGAACAGGGGCAGCGGGCTCCTCTTCTGCCAAGGCCGGAGCCCCAGGCACTGCCTCTGAAGCACCCTTCCAAGAGACAATCCGCCGGACCATGGAACGAATGCAGGCATCTGGGGACCAGGCTACAGCCGCCGCAGCTACTAGTAGCGGTGACGATTTCATGTCTGAGCTGCTGAAGCAAATGTCCTCTGGAGACCTCAACGGCGAAGGCAGTGAGGAAGAATTCTCCAAGATGCTCATGGGCATGATGGAGCAACTGACCAACAAGGACATTTTGTTCGAACCCATGAAGGAGCTCGACGACAAATTTCCAGAGTGGTTCGAGAAGAATAAGTCCTCGACCCCAGCAGAAGATCTCAAGCGATATGAAGAGCAAAGGGTTCTTGTTCGAGAGATTGTAGCCAAATTTGAGGAGAGCAGCTACTCCGACAGCAACGCCTCCGACCGTGAGTATATTGTCGATAGAATGCAGAAG ATGCAAGCCGCTGGCTCACCGCCGTCAGACTTGGTAGGAGACATGGCATCAGCACAAGAAGCATTCGGAGGAGCAGATGATCAATGCAATCCACAATAG
- the hus5 gene encoding SUMO-conjugating enzyme ubc9 produces MALCQNRLQEERKQWRRDHPFGFYAKPARTKEGILDLKNWECGVPGKEKTIWEGGLFKLTIAFPEEYPTKPPKCKFVPPLFHPNVYPSGTVCLSILNEEEAWKPAITVKQILLGIQDLLNDPNPESPAQAEAYNLFKRDRVEYEKRVRRVVRENPAP; encoded by the exons ATGGCCCTGTGTCAGAATCGATTACAGGAAGAGCG CAAGCAGTGGCGGCGTGACCACCCGTTTGGCTTTTACGCGAAACCCGCGCGTACAAAGGAGGGAATTTTGGACCTGAAGAACTGGGAATGCGGTGTTCCGGGGAAGGAGAAGACAATCTGGGAAGGAGGCTTGTTCAAGCTGACTATTGCGTTTCCAGAAG AATATCCTACCAAACCCCCAAAAT GCAAATTTGTACCTCCGCTGTTTCACCCAAATGTCTACCCTTCAGGCACCGTTTGTCTTTCAATTCTTAATGAAGAAGAGGCATGGAAACCGGCGATTACCGTGAAGCAGATCTTGTTGGGTATCCAGGACCTCCTGAACGACCCGAACCCTGAGTCACCTGCGCAGGCCGAGGCGTACAATCTGTTCAAGAGAGATCGAGTGGAGTACGAAAAGAGAGTCCGCCGCGTGGTGCGCGAAAACCCAGCACCTTGA
- the VDAC1 gene encoding Mitochondrial outer membrane protein porin, producing MSVPAFSDIAKPANDLLNKDFYHLSATTFEFKDTAPNGVAFKVTGKSSHEKATSAAIEGKYTDKPSGKTPRPKSHRRPGIRRDGSLPVVSVSRILGSAAGWPLEFAATIQPGYAQLLTRYTRTGLTLTQTWNTANALDTKLEVNDTLAKGLKLEGLFNFLPATAGKGAKFNLFFKQPGFHGRAFFDLLKGPVANVDAVVGHEGFLAGASAGYDVNKAAVTAYSAAVGYAAPQYSAAVTATDNLSVFAASYYHKVNSQVEAGAKATWNSKTGNTVGLEVASKYRIDPVSFAKVKINDRGIAALAYNVLLREGVTLGLGGSFDTQKLDQATHKLGASFTFEG from the exons ATGTCTGTTCCCGCCTTTTCCGACATTGCCAAGCCGGCCAACGAT CTCCTTAACAAGGACTTCTACCACCTGTCGGCCACCACCTTCGAGTTCAAGGACACTGCCCCCAACGGCGTCGCTTTCAAGGTCACTGGCAAGTCCAGCCACGAGAAGGCCACCTCTGCGGCT ATTGAGGGAAAATACACCGACAAGCCTTCTGGTAAAACTCCCCGCCCCAAGTCTCACCGTCGTCCCGGTATACGACGAGATGGCTCCCTCCCTGTCGTTTCTGTATCACGCATTCTCGGGTCCGCCGCCGGCTGGCCGCTCGAGTTCGCTGCTACCATCCAACCCGGCTACGCTCAGCTGCTAACGAGGTATACGCGTACAGGCCTCACCTTGACCCAGACCTGGAACACGGCCAACGCCCTCGACACCAAGCTCGAGGTCAACGACACCCTCGCCAAGGGCCTCAAGCTCGAGGGTCTCTTCAACTTCCTGCCCGCCACCGCCGGCAAGGGCGCCAAGTTCAACCTCTTCTTCAAACAGCCCGGTTTCCACGGCCGTGCCTTCTTTGACCTGCTCAAGGGCCCCGTTGCCAACGTCGATGCCGTTGTCGGCCACGAGGGCTTCCTCGCCGGTGCCTCTGCTGGCTACGACGTCAACAAGGCTGCCGTCACTGCCTACAGCGCTGCTGTTGGGTACGCTGCTCCCCAGTACAGCGCTGCCGTCACTGCCACCGACAACCTGAGCGTCTTTGCTGCTTCCTACTACCACAAGGTCAACAGCCAGGTCGAGGCTGGTGCCAAGGCTACCTGGAACTCCAAGACTGGCAACACTGTCGGCCTTGAGGTCGCCAGCAAGTACCGCATTGACCCCGTCTCTTTTGCCAAG GTCAAGATTAACGATCGCGGTATTGCCGCCCTCGCTTACAACGTCCTCCTCCGTGAGGGTGTTACCCTGGGTCTTGGTGGTTCTTTCGACACCCAGAAGCTCGACCAGGCCACTCACAAG CTCGGTGCTAGCTTCACTTTTGAGGGTTAA